The genomic region ACCATGTCGGAAAGATCAACCGAGGTGACGATTGACAGGCAGGCGGCGTGGACCTCGTCGTCGGTCACGACCTCGGGTGTTAAACCCTCAAAGCTCGAGTCGGCATCGAGCACCGCGGTGATTGCGTCCCGCACACGATTTTCCTGAAGCCTGACCAGGACGTGAGAAGGCCTTGGTGGGTCGACCGGCTCTTCAGGATCCGGATCGCCGGCGAGAATGGCTTCTCCTCGGGCAATCGCCCAAGCAGATCGGTCGAGCCAATCGAGCGACGGTGGCCGGGCAGCACTGATGTCATCGAACAGGATCTTTAGCAGTCCGAGCAGGATCTCGAAATGACGCTCCCGGCGCTGGACAGGTTCGTCGAATTGCGGAGGGATCTGGAGCGGCGGACCCGCATAGGCCGCATGTGCGCCTTCCCAGATGCCGATGATATGAATTGGACCCGAGGAATCGAAGTCCTTCTCGGCGATATCCCAGCTGTCATCTTGGATGGCAGCACGGCACGCCGCGTCCAGCGTGTCGGCCGCGTAGGTGCGATACCGGAAGACTGGCAGGTGATAGGTGGTCTCGATGGTGAAGTCAGGCATAGGTGTCTCCTGAAACGGAAAAACCCGGCACGGTGGCCGGGCTGTTGGGAAAGAAGACCCGACCGCAACGGCGGCCGGGTCAGCCGATGTGATGCTCGTGAACCTATTCAGCGGCGGCGAGATGATCGCCGTCGAGCCCACTTTCCGTATCGCCCGTGTCATCGCTCGATGTTTCCGGCTCTTCGACCAGGAAGGCCGGCAGGTCCTGAATTTCCATAGTCTCAGCCTGATCGGGCTCGACGGCGTCATCTCCGACAGCGTCGCTATCGATGATGCCTTCGCCGTTCGTCATGCGAAGCGGTTCCGGCAGCCAGCCGCAGCCTGTCATCAGCCGTTCCGCCTCACGGGCCATGTCGGTTTTCTTGAGATGGCCGATCAGCTCCGCTGCCTGGTCCCCCTTTGCCTCGCGAACCGCCTGCAGGATGTGCGCCTTGGTGACGCGGCCGAGATAGTTGTCGGCGGTCGGCGTCCAGCCGGCTTCCACCATCTCGAAACCGATCGAGCGGGACAGCTGCTCGGCATGAGTGATCGCCCGGGTCCCCTTGTTCCAGGGTTCGATCACCGCGTTGACCGAAAGCGAGGCGCAATGCGCAAACAGGGCCTGCCGGCTGACCTCATCGAGCTTCATCAGGAAATCCCAGAGATCGTTCGGGTCCTTGGGCAAATCCTGGCCCCAGCCTTCCTGCCTTTGATCGATCTCCTTCGCCCAGACCGTTTCGCCGAGGCCGGGCGTCTGGCTGAAGCGAGCGCTTTGCAGTGTCACCTCCAGGCACGAGTCCGACCCGTAGACGTAGAAGGTCTTCAGGACAAAGGCATGCAGGACCGCGATGAAGGCGATGACAGGATCGTTCGCCAACGCGTTGCGCAGCGCCACAGTGCGCGCCGCAGTCAGATCGAGAACCAGCCGGTCGGGAAGCGGCTTGATCGTCTCGTCCTCGTCGTCCGGTTGGGTGTCCTCGCCGCCGGCCGCCTGGGTTGCCGAAAGATCACCGCCATGATCGGCACCATCGTCGCCGGCATCAGCCGAGGGATCGGTCTCATCCTTCGGTTCGTCCTCCGGCCGCACGAAGCCTCGCTCGATCTTGAGCTCGCCACCGGCGCCGAGCGACACGAAGACACCGCCGCGGGCGACCTCCTGCGGATCGAAAACGTACGGACGGTCGTTGAGCCGGTCGAGCTCGCTGCCGAGTTCCTCCAGCTTCTGTTCGGTCGCTTCCGAGTACTCATCTGCCTCCGCATACTCTGCGTCGAGCTTGTCGTATTTGGCGCGGGTGGCGTCATAGCGGGCCAGTTCGTCTTCAGTCATTTCGGCCTGCTCGCCGTAGAAGCGGCGCAGGCCGGATGTGTGGCCGTAGGAGAAATCGAAGGCGGCTTCGACCCACTGCCAGCCTTCGCTCACCTGGATCGCCTCGGCGTCAGCCTTGAGTTTTTCCATCACGAGCTGCTCAAGCAACGCCGGATCCTGCAGCCAGCCACCCTGATCCTGGTCGAACAGATCGCGCATGGTCACACCGCCTGCGGCCTCGTAGGCTTCGATGCCGACATAGACGGCGCGGCGGTCGCTAGCACGGATTGCGGTTTCGGTCAGCAGCCGGCGGATGTAATAGGGCTCGCGACTTTGCGAACGGGAGACCGTATCCCAGACCTGCTCCTGGCGAACGTGGTCGTTGGAGATCGAGAAGGCGATGATCTGTTCGAGCGTCATCTCGTCCTCGGCATAGAAGTCGAGAAGCCGTGGGGAGACGGAGGCCAGCCGCAAGCGCTGCTTGACGGTCGCGACCGAGACGAAGAAGCGCGCGGCGATCTCCTCCTCGCCAAGCCCCTGCTCCCGCAAGGTCTGGAAAGCGCGGAACTGATCGAGCGGGTGCAGGCTGACGCGCTGGACGTTTTCGGCGAGCGAGTCCTCGACTTCGAGGGTTTCGCCGTTGCTGACGATGCAGGGAACACCGGCGGTCTTGGCCAACCGCTTCTGCGCGACGAGGCGCTCGAGGGCGCGATAACGGCGCCCGCCAGCCGGGATGCGGTAGACGCCGGTCTCGTTGCCATCGCCATCGAGTTCGGGACGGACGTTGAGGCTGGTCAGCAGACCCCGGTGGGCGATGTCTTCGGCGAGATCCTCGATCGACACGCCTGCTTTGATCTTTCGGACGTTCTCTTGGCTCAACGTAAGCTTGTTGAAGGGTATGTCGCGGGCTGTACTAAGGGTGATTTTCTGGATGGCTTGTGCCATATCGTATCTCCATGACGGACTGGGCGGAGCCTCTCTCCACCCCTTTCAATCCGCCACAGCTTTCCCGTCCCTCCTCTTCCTCTATCGCCTCCCCACCACGTCCCACCGTCTCTTCGGCAGGCGACGCTTCCCTTGCGCCCTGGAGCCGGCAATACTGGGCCAGGGATTAAACCCTTCGGGTACGACTGGCGCAGCCAGGATTGAGCGTTGCACACAGGACCTCATGTCCGAAAACTATTCGTGTTCTTGTTTTGTTCTATTTGCAATCAGCTCTAGGAGAAGGCCTTATCCTTTTTTTTTTCTGGAGCAGAACCCATACCGCGAATGCCTTGCGATCCGATCGCGGCGCCGATGCAAGATCTCTGATTGCCTGCTCACAGTTGTCGATTAGAACGAGGACTTCTGCCCGCACATAACGCGCAAGCGGGTCGTAATCGGCGCGATGACGTTCTTCCTGCAGGATGACAAACGTATCAGCGAATGAGACGATATTGCCCGGAAAGCCGCGGCTTGCCGCCGCTTTGCAGGAATTTTTCGCGACACCGTGCTCGAGAGTCCGATAGACTTGCGCCCATGCCGGCTCACTGCGCGTATCGCCTGTCCCCACCAGTAGATCGGCACAATCGCGAGCCAGCGCATGAAACAGCGCATAGTAAGCTGTACTGACACCACGTTTGAGGTCGGACTGGCGTGGACGCTTGGGGCTGGCCTTGGCAAGCCGCCGAGCGGTGGCGATTAAATCATTCGACACTTAGCT from Rhizobium indicum harbors:
- a CDS encoding ParB/RepB/Spo0J family partition protein, with product MAQAIQKITLSTARDIPFNKLTLSQENVRKIKAGVSIEDLAEDIAHRGLLTSLNVRPELDGDGNETGVYRIPAGGRRYRALERLVAQKRLAKTAGVPCIVSNGETLEVEDSLAENVQRVSLHPLDQFRAFQTLREQGLGEEEIAARFFVSVATVKQRLRLASVSPRLLDFYAEDEMTLEQIIAFSISNDHVRQEQVWDTVSRSQSREPYYIRRLLTETAIRASDRRAVYVGIEAYEAAGGVTMRDLFDQDQGGWLQDPALLEQLVMEKLKADAEAIQVSEGWQWVEAAFDFSYGHTSGLRRFYGEQAEMTEDELARYDATRAKYDKLDAEYAEADEYSEATEQKLEELGSELDRLNDRPYVFDPQEVARGGVFVSLGAGGELKIERGFVRPEDEPKDETDPSADAGDDGADHGGDLSATQAAGGEDTQPDDEDETIKPLPDRLVLDLTAARTVALRNALANDPVIAFIAVLHAFVLKTFYVYGSDSCLEVTLQSARFSQTPGLGETVWAKEIDQRQEGWGQDLPKDPNDLWDFLMKLDEVSRQALFAHCASLSVNAVIEPWNKGTRAITHAEQLSRSIGFEMVEAGWTPTADNYLGRVTKAHILQAVREAKGDQAAELIGHLKKTDMAREAERLMTGCGWLPEPLRMTNGEGIIDSDAVGDDAVEPDQAETMEIQDLPAFLVEEPETSSDDTGDTESGLDGDHLAAAE